One Synechococcus sp. MU1617 genomic window, GCAGGAAATTCGAGACGACTGCACCGATTAGGGGCCGACACGGGCAAAGTGGTGGCTCAGACATCGCCGCGATGACGCCTACTCAACTCCTCAGCGCCTCTTTTCTGTTGATGATGTCGGTGTTCAGCGGTTCCTCGGCCTTTGCGCAAACCGAGGGGTGGCTGCGGGGACCGGGCAGCACTACAGGAAAAGACAGCAAAATTGAAGCCGATTGCGTCACGGCAGAAGACGGCTCGGTCACCTGCGACACCAAGGTGGTCAACCCGGCCAGCGACACCAAAGCTCGCCCTTACTACAACCCCTTCAACGACTGAACCCCGTGAGTGAACCCACTCGTTCCAAGAGAAGTTTCCTCGGTTTCGTTGATGCTGGTGAGCGTGAAGTCGCCCGACTGCTCACCCTGATCACGGCTGTGGTGATCAGCGCCGCCATCATCAAGCTGATGATTTCCTTGGGCTCCAAGTTGCTGACTGGGTCAGCTGCAACGTGGTTGGGTGATGACCTGATCAAGATCCTCGGCGATCTCCTCACCGTTTTGATCGCACTGGAGGTGCTGCAAAACATCACCAGTTACCTCAGGCGCCACGTGGTGCAGATCGAACTTGTTCTGGTCACCGCGCTGACGGCAGTTGCTCGAAAGGTGATCGTGTTGCCCTCGGGCGCTGAAAACAAACCCCAACTTCTGGTAGGCCTTGGCATCGCAGTCGTCTCACTTTCAGCCGCTTACTGGTTGGTGAAGCGTGCCAATGCCACTCCCTCCCGTAAGCGACTGGGACGGGGAGGATCAGCCACCAAGCTTGATTTCCCAGACTGAGGTTTGACGAGCCGAAAGGAAGGCCGCCCTTCCAGGTGGAAAGACGGCCTAACTCGCTCGTTTGCGCATAGCAATCGACCTCAACTTCAGTGTCTGATGCCTTGGAAAATCTTCTCCAGCAATGGAACTGAGACAGGAAGGTCGAAGCGTCTGGCTCAAGGCACCCTGGGGCCATCGGGTCCAGGTGTGAAGCGGCTCTCCTGCGGGGCACCTACGAACGATGCTGAGGGGAGTCGACTGGCTGGACGCTCTTCGTTGTCGCGCCAGACGAATCGCTTACGAATGGGTGGAAAC contains:
- a CDS encoding phosphate-starvation-inducible PsiE family protein; translation: MSEPTRSKRSFLGFVDAGEREVARLLTLITAVVISAAIIKLMISLGSKLLTGSAATWLGDDLIKILGDLLTVLIALEVLQNITSYLRRHVVQIELVLVTALTAVARKVIVLPSGAENKPQLLVGLGIAVVSLSAAYWLVKRANATPSRKRLGRGGSATKLDFPD